From a region of the Geothrix sp. 21YS21S-2 genome:
- a CDS encoding glycosyltransferase family 4 protein — MSDSTPLERIAFLGGYLPRLCGIATFTTDVCEAVAGAAPDADCFTGAVNDRIEGYEYPPRVRFELAQKDLNSYRRAADFLNFSNAGVLCVQHEFGIYGGPAGSHLLALLKEVRMPVVTTLHTILRDPNEAQRKVMDELIQRSDRLVVMSGKGREILLETYRAPDAKIDIIAHGIPDMPFVDSGFYKEQFGVEGRQVLLTFGLLGPGKGIEYVIEALPEIVKEHPDVVYLVLGATHPHLVAREGETYRLGLERLAEDLGVKENVIFYNRFVSLEDLKEFIGATDIYLTTYVNEAQITSGTLAYVFGAGKAVVSTPYWHAQELLADDRGTLVPFRDPPAIAKAVCAYLDDPERLLATRERAYALGREMLWPVVGRKYLDSFMRARRERRTKPRSAFAQWTLATRPYDLPPVRLDHLVRMSDGTGMLQHATFNVPNYDEGYCTDDNARAYILCDLLDESGGGSPSDKLDHLATSYLAFLSAALNRETGRFRNFMSHGRVWLEAHGSEDSHGRALWALGTGAGRSRNPGHRKLASLLFDRGLGAVGGFISPRAWAFTLLGIHEYLLGNPHKAQAREMRTLLTERLLTLWRECATDNWPWFEPCATYDNARICQALILSAQGEAASGAMEVGLKSLSWLASVQKAPAGHFRPIGSNGFYARDGAHADFDQQPVEAQAMVSACLDAFRATQDPAWLREAKRAFEWFLGRNDLRLPVYDASTGGCGDGLHVDRISENQGAESTLAFHLALAEMSESEFVVRHTVGGGL, encoded by the coding sequence ATGTCAGACTCCACCCCGCTGGAGCGGATCGCATTCCTGGGCGGCTACCTGCCGCGCCTGTGCGGGATCGCCACCTTCACCACCGACGTCTGCGAGGCGGTCGCCGGCGCGGCGCCCGATGCGGACTGCTTCACGGGGGCCGTGAACGACCGGATCGAAGGGTACGAGTATCCTCCGCGCGTGCGATTCGAGCTGGCCCAGAAGGACCTGAACTCCTACCGGCGGGCAGCGGACTTCCTGAACTTCAGCAACGCCGGCGTCCTCTGCGTGCAGCACGAGTTCGGCATCTACGGGGGCCCAGCGGGAAGCCATCTCCTGGCCCTCCTCAAGGAAGTGCGCATGCCGGTGGTGACCACGCTCCACACCATCCTGCGGGACCCCAACGAGGCCCAGCGCAAGGTGATGGACGAGCTCATCCAGCGCAGCGACCGGCTCGTGGTGATGTCGGGCAAGGGCCGGGAGATCCTGCTGGAGACGTACCGCGCGCCCGACGCCAAGATCGACATCATCGCCCACGGCATCCCGGACATGCCCTTCGTCGACTCGGGGTTCTACAAGGAGCAGTTCGGCGTGGAGGGACGCCAGGTGCTGCTCACCTTCGGGCTCCTGGGCCCGGGCAAGGGCATCGAGTACGTCATCGAGGCGCTGCCGGAGATCGTGAAGGAGCACCCCGACGTGGTCTACCTCGTGCTGGGCGCAACGCACCCGCACCTGGTGGCCCGGGAGGGGGAGACCTACCGGCTGGGCCTCGAGCGGCTCGCCGAGGACCTGGGGGTCAAGGAGAACGTGATCTTCTACAACCGGTTCGTCTCGCTGGAGGACCTGAAGGAGTTCATCGGCGCCACGGACATCTACCTGACCACCTACGTCAACGAGGCGCAGATCACCTCGGGCACCCTGGCCTACGTCTTCGGCGCGGGCAAGGCGGTGGTCTCCACCCCCTACTGGCACGCCCAGGAACTGCTCGCCGACGACCGGGGCACCCTGGTGCCCTTCCGCGATCCCCCGGCCATCGCCAAGGCCGTCTGCGCCTACCTGGACGACCCGGAGCGCCTGCTGGCCACCCGGGAGCGGGCCTACGCGCTGGGACGGGAGATGCTCTGGCCCGTCGTGGGGCGGAAGTACCTGGATTCCTTCATGCGCGCCCGCAGGGAGCGGCGGACCAAGCCCCGCTCGGCCTTCGCCCAATGGACCCTGGCCACCCGCCCCTACGACCTGCCCCCGGTCCGCCTGGACCACCTGGTGCGCATGAGCGACGGCACCGGCATGCTCCAGCACGCCACCTTCAACGTCCCCAACTACGACGAGGGCTACTGCACGGACGACAACGCCCGGGCCTACATCCTCTGCGACCTGCTGGACGAGAGCGGCGGCGGGTCCCCCTCCGACAAGCTGGACCACCTGGCCACCAGCTACCTGGCGTTCCTCTCCGCGGCGCTGAACCGGGAGACGGGCCGGTTCCGGAACTTCATGAGCCACGGCCGGGTCTGGCTGGAGGCCCACGGCAGCGAGGACAGCCATGGCCGGGCCCTGTGGGCCCTGGGCACCGGAGCGGGCCGGTCCCGGAACCCGGGCCACCGCAAGCTGGCGTCGCTCCTCTTCGACCGGGGCCTGGGCGCGGTGGGCGGCTTCATCTCGCCCCGGGCCTGGGCGTTCACGCTGCTGGGCATCCACGAATACCTGCTGGGCAATCCCCACAAGGCCCAGGCCAGGGAGATGCGCACCCTCCTTACGGAAAGGCTCCTGACCCTCTGGCGGGAGTGCGCCACCGACAACTGGCCCTGGTTCGAGCCCTGCGCCACCTACGACAACGCGCGGATCTGCCAGGCGCTCATCCTCAGCGCCCAGGGCGAGGCCGCTTCCGGGGCCATGGAGGTGGGCCTCAAGTCCCTGAGCTGGCTCGCCTCGGTGCAGAAGGCCCCGGCCGGCCACTTCCGGCCCATCGGAAGCAACGGCTTCTATGCCCGGGACGGCGCCCACGCCGATTTCGACCAGCAGCCGGTGGAGGCCCAGGCCATGGTCTCGGCCTGTCTTGACGCCTTCCGGGCCACCCAGGACCCGGCCTGGCTCCGGGAGGCCAAGCGGGCCTTCGAATGGTTCCTGGGCCGCAACGATCTCCGGCTCCCGGTGTACGACGCCAGCACCGGAGGCTGCGGGGACGGCCTGCACGTGGACCGCATCAGCGAGAACCAGGGGGCCGAATCCACCCTGGCCTTCCACCTGGCCCTGGCGGAGATGAGCGAATCCGAGTTCGTGGTCCGGCACACGGTGGGCGGCGGGCTATGA
- a CDS encoding glycoside hydrolase family 130 protein: MSRVKVRAHDITLVPQSARVIIRPFIPSNVNRVLAILGRALALREEEVGRDLEAVLKEFESRHFDMEAALLANFRRVAPHLFTDQPLSRDRKLLIGSLFSGEYALESAALFNPSIVAHPDQFGVPEGGLRFIMSLRATGEGHISSIEFRTGGIAPGGGIALDPVSRMVTEPDIDPDPSYRKGPFLIKLHEMGFDNEHAHAVMEVLPEGLTRGLLATSLQRVRRETRPHGKDLDATLRCIQWLADSNYEMNFSGRHTLGERVIFPVSANESNGIEDARFVRFTDDDGTVTYYATYTAYNGHAILPQLIETQDFLHFRVLTLNGSAVQNKGMALFPRRIDGNYAMLSRQDDENLLLMFSDNPHYWSDPRVIMRPAEMWEGVKVGNCGSPIETEAGWIVLTHGVGPMRKYCIGAILLDLQDPSKVIGRLREPLLAPEGSGREGYVPNVVYSCGSLRHGRDLILPYAMSDRASTIVTVNLDELLGALGD; encoded by the coding sequence ATGAGCCGGGTCAAGGTCCGCGCCCACGACATCACGCTGGTCCCCCAGAGCGCCCGCGTCATCATCCGTCCCTTCATCCCCTCCAACGTCAACCGCGTCCTCGCCATCCTCGGCCGGGCCCTGGCGCTGCGCGAGGAGGAGGTGGGCCGGGACCTGGAGGCCGTGCTGAAGGAGTTCGAGAGCCGCCACTTCGACATGGAGGCGGCCCTGCTTGCCAACTTCCGGCGGGTGGCCCCGCACCTGTTCACGGACCAGCCCCTCTCCCGGGACCGCAAGCTCCTCATCGGTTCCCTGTTCTCGGGTGAATACGCCCTGGAATCGGCGGCCCTCTTCAACCCCTCCATCGTCGCCCACCCGGACCAGTTCGGGGTTCCCGAAGGCGGCCTGCGGTTCATCATGAGCCTCCGGGCAACGGGGGAAGGGCACATCTCGTCCATCGAATTCCGCACCGGGGGCATCGCCCCGGGCGGCGGCATCGCCCTGGATCCCGTCTCCCGGATGGTGACCGAGCCCGACATCGACCCCGACCCCAGCTACCGGAAGGGCCCCTTCCTGATCAAGCTCCACGAGATGGGCTTCGACAACGAACACGCCCACGCCGTGATGGAGGTCCTTCCCGAGGGCCTCACCCGCGGTCTCCTGGCCACGAGCCTGCAGCGGGTCCGGCGGGAGACCCGGCCCCACGGCAAGGACCTGGACGCCACCCTGCGTTGCATCCAGTGGCTGGCGGACTCCAACTACGAGATGAACTTCTCCGGCCGGCACACCCTCGGGGAGCGGGTCATCTTCCCCGTATCGGCCAACGAGAGCAACGGCATCGAGGACGCCCGGTTCGTGCGGTTCACCGACGACGACGGGACGGTGACGTACTACGCGACCTACACCGCCTACAACGGGCACGCCATCCTGCCCCAGCTGATCGAGACCCAGGACTTCCTCCATTTCCGCGTCCTCACCCTCAACGGGTCCGCCGTGCAGAACAAGGGCATGGCCCTCTTCCCCAGGCGCATCGACGGGAACTACGCGATGCTGAGCCGCCAGGACGACGAGAACCTCCTTCTCATGTTCTCGGACAACCCGCACTACTGGAGCGACCCCCGGGTGATCATGCGGCCCGCGGAGATGTGGGAGGGGGTGAAGGTGGGCAACTGCGGCTCTCCCATCGAGACCGAGGCCGGCTGGATCGTCCTCACCCACGGGGTGGGGCCCATGCGGAAGTACTGCATCGGCGCCATCCTGCTCGACCTGCAGGACCCCTCGAAGGTGATCGGGCGCCTTCGGGAACCGCTGCTGGCGCCCGAGGGCAGCGGACGGGAGGGGTACGTGCCCAACGTGGTCTACAGCTGCGGCTCGCTGCGCCACGGGCGGGACCTGATCCTGCCCTACGCCATGAGCGACCGGGCCTCGACCATCGTGACGGTGAACCTCGACGAGCTGCTGGGGGCCTTGGGGGACTGA
- the ttdB gene encoding L(+)-tartrate dehydratase subunit beta has translation MKKILTTPISNEDLASLTAGDIVYLTGQMVTCRDMGHRRLIELGIPLPVDLQGGAILHAGPIVRRAGEGWEMVSIGPTTSMRMEGYEREFIRQTGVKLVIGKGGMGPQTLEGCRESKAVHAIFPGGCAVLAATQVEEIERVEWLDLGMPEALWVSRVKEFGPLIITIDTKGNNLIDTNKATFNERKIPIVKEISAQVRFIK, from the coding sequence GTGAAAAAGATCCTCACCACCCCCATCAGCAACGAGGACCTCGCGTCCCTCACCGCCGGCGACATCGTCTACCTCACCGGCCAGATGGTCACCTGCCGGGACATGGGCCACCGCCGGCTCATCGAGCTGGGCATCCCGCTGCCCGTGGACCTCCAGGGCGGCGCGATCCTGCACGCGGGGCCCATCGTCCGCAGGGCGGGCGAAGGCTGGGAGATGGTCTCCATCGGCCCCACCACCAGCATGCGCATGGAAGGCTACGAGCGCGAATTCATCCGGCAGACCGGGGTCAAGCTCGTCATCGGCAAGGGCGGCATGGGCCCCCAGACCCTGGAGGGCTGCCGCGAATCCAAGGCCGTCCACGCCATCTTCCCCGGCGGCTGCGCCGTGCTCGCGGCCACCCAGGTGGAGGAGATCGAGCGCGTGGAGTGGCTCGACCTGGGGATGCCCGAGGCCCTCTGGGTGTCCCGGGTGAAGGAATTCGGCCCGCTCATCATCACCATCGACACCAAGGGCAACAACCTCATCGACACCAACAAGGCCACGTTCAATGAGCGCAAGATCCCCATCGTCAAGGAGATCTCGGCCCAGGTCCGGTTCATCAAATAG
- the ttdA gene encoding L(+)-tartrate dehydratase subunit alpha, with amino-acid sequence MNHEQAVKSMTDTMSAFTDYVGKHLPDDVLAKLKELRAQEDSPLATVVYDSMFDNLAKAGELNRPACQDTGVIQYFVKAGAQFPLLGEVRAILREATLNATRSAPLRHNAVQIFQEKNTGDNTGDKIPWIDWDIVPADSGITIEVYMAGGGCSLPGQGRTLMPAAGYEGVVEFVFDVMTSYGINACPPILVGVGIAGSIEVAANLSKKALFRPIGSRNPDARGAEMERLMEKGLNGIGLGPQGVSGRNSVMGVHIESAARHPSTISAAISTGCWAHRRGTIRINGDLSFEIISHKGAQL; translated from the coding sequence ATGAACCACGAGCAGGCAGTGAAGTCCATGACGGACACCATGTCCGCCTTCACGGACTACGTCGGCAAGCACCTTCCCGATGATGTCCTCGCCAAGCTGAAGGAGCTCCGCGCCCAGGAGGACAGCCCCCTCGCGACGGTGGTCTACGACTCCATGTTCGACAACCTGGCCAAGGCCGGGGAGCTGAACCGCCCGGCCTGCCAGGACACGGGCGTCATCCAGTACTTCGTGAAGGCCGGGGCGCAGTTCCCCCTGCTGGGCGAGGTGCGCGCGATCCTGCGCGAGGCCACCCTGAACGCCACCCGGTCGGCCCCCCTGCGCCACAACGCGGTGCAGATCTTCCAGGAGAAGAACACAGGCGACAACACCGGCGACAAGATCCCCTGGATCGACTGGGACATCGTTCCCGCCGACAGCGGCATCACCATCGAGGTCTACATGGCCGGCGGCGGCTGCAGCCTGCCCGGGCAGGGCCGGACCCTCATGCCCGCGGCCGGCTACGAAGGGGTGGTGGAGTTCGTGTTCGACGTGATGACCTCGTACGGCATCAACGCCTGCCCTCCGATCCTCGTGGGCGTGGGCATCGCCGGTTCCATCGAGGTGGCGGCGAACCTCTCCAAGAAGGCCCTGTTCCGCCCCATCGGCTCCCGCAACCCGGATGCCCGGGGCGCGGAGATGGAGCGGCTCATGGAAAAGGGGCTCAACGGCATCGGCCTCGGCCCCCAGGGGGTCTCCGGCCGGAATTCCGTCATGGGCGTCCACATCGAGAGCGCGGCCCGCCATCCGTCCACCATCAGCGCGGCCATCTCCACCGGATGCTGGGCGCACCGGCGGGGCACGATCCGCATCAACGGCGACCTCTCCTTCGAAATCATTTCCCACAAAGGGGCCCAGCTGTGA
- a CDS encoding LysR substrate-binding domain-containing protein — translation MNNLPPLDDLRLFCFVVRNSSFLATATELGVSPAYVSKRIALLEGLLNVRLLHRTTRRVTLSEDGETVHRWAQRIIEDAEQMTEAVTSLKTAPRGVLKISTSSGFGRKRIGPALSELARLHPQLRIQLELLSRPVDLIGEGFDIDIRIGGESDPSLIVKRIAANARVLCAAPAYLARRGAPATLRDLGRHDCIVVRERDQSFGIWKLAGPKGTEAVRAAGPLSCNNGEVAHQWALDGHGIILRSDWDVEAGLREGSLVRVLPEYRQDAPICAVYPMRLTESAKVRVCVEFLQSKFR, via the coding sequence GTGAACAATCTGCCCCCCCTCGACGACCTCCGCCTGTTCTGCTTCGTGGTGCGCAACAGCAGCTTCCTGGCCACCGCCACGGAGCTGGGGGTCTCCCCGGCCTACGTGAGCAAGCGCATCGCCCTGCTGGAGGGGCTCCTGAACGTGCGCCTGCTGCACCGGACCACGCGCCGGGTGACCCTCAGCGAGGACGGCGAGACCGTCCACCGGTGGGCCCAGCGCATCATCGAGGATGCCGAGCAGATGACGGAGGCGGTCACCAGCCTCAAGACCGCCCCGCGCGGCGTGCTCAAGATCAGCACCAGTTCAGGCTTCGGCCGCAAGCGCATCGGGCCGGCCCTGTCGGAGCTGGCCCGGCTGCATCCCCAGCTGCGCATCCAGCTGGAGCTGCTCAGCCGCCCCGTGGACCTCATCGGCGAGGGCTTCGACATCGACATCCGCATCGGCGGCGAATCGGATCCCAGCCTGATCGTCAAGCGCATCGCCGCCAACGCCCGGGTCCTCTGCGCCGCCCCCGCCTACCTCGCGCGCCGCGGCGCGCCGGCCACCCTCCGGGACCTTGGCAGGCACGACTGCATCGTGGTGCGCGAAAGGGACCAGAGCTTCGGCATCTGGAAGCTGGCCGGTCCGAAGGGGACGGAGGCCGTCCGCGCCGCGGGCCCCCTGTCCTGCAACAACGGCGAGGTGGCCCACCAGTGGGCCCTGGACGGCCACGGGATCATCCTCCGGTCCGACTGGGACGTGGAGGCCGGGCTGCGGGAGGGCAGCCTGGTGCGGGTGCTGCCGGAGTACCGCCAGGACGCGCCCATCTGCGCGGTGTACCCCATGCGCCTCACGGAGTCCGCCAAGGTGCGGGTGTGCGTGGAATTCCTGCAGTCGAAGTTCCGGTAG
- a CDS encoding MarC family protein produces the protein MVPSPNTFASALILLVLVTDPLGNIPPFIGILRQVDPARRRRVIIREVLLATAILVFFALFGQGVLRLMHLSDTSLGIAGGVILFLIALKMVFPHPEGHAESARKGEPFLVPLAIPLIAGPSAIATVLLLVSGDPARLWEWLAAIGVAMAISAVVLVFAERIAAFLGEQVTMAFERLMGLVLTAMAVEMLLSGIQKFARQVMAG, from the coding sequence ATGGTCCCCTCCCCGAACACCTTCGCCTCCGCCCTCATCCTGCTGGTCCTGGTCACCGATCCCCTGGGCAACATCCCGCCCTTCATCGGCATCCTGCGCCAGGTGGACCCGGCGCGCCGCCGGCGGGTGATCATCCGGGAAGTGCTCCTGGCCACGGCCATCCTGGTGTTCTTCGCCCTGTTCGGCCAGGGCGTCCTGCGGCTCATGCACCTGTCGGACACCTCCCTGGGCATCGCCGGCGGCGTGATCCTCTTCCTCATCGCCCTGAAGATGGTGTTCCCCCACCCCGAGGGCCACGCCGAGTCCGCCCGCAAGGGCGAACCGTTCCTGGTGCCCCTGGCCATCCCCCTCATCGCGGGCCCCAGCGCCATCGCCACGGTCCTGCTGCTGGTGTCGGGCGACCCGGCCCGCCTCTGGGAGTGGCTCGCCGCCATCGGGGTGGCCATGGCCATCTCGGCCGTGGTGCTGGTGTTCGCCGAACGCATCGCCGCCTTCCTGGGCGAGCAGGTGACGATGGCCTTCGAGCGGCTCATGGGGCTGGTGCTCACGGCGATGGCCGTGGAGATGCTGCTGTCGGGCATCCAGAAATTCGCGCGCCAGGTGATGGCGGGCTAG
- a CDS encoding ferritin family protein, translated as MTIRGIDLAALSLKDALDLAILVEDEAMERYEEFAFQMEQHRTPEAAKFFRYMIENEAKHGRDLRARRALDFRDEPSRVTSAMIWDVEAPDYDAARAFMTPRRAMEAALASEIKAHAFFEGALASIQDPTVAALFLELRDEELQHQALVRAELAKLPPDSGLDDEDFVDPPAGVD; from the coding sequence ATGACGATCCGAGGCATTGACCTGGCCGCGCTGTCCCTGAAGGACGCCCTCGACCTCGCCATCCTGGTGGAGGACGAGGCCATGGAGCGCTACGAGGAGTTCGCGTTCCAGATGGAGCAGCACCGCACCCCCGAGGCCGCGAAGTTCTTCCGGTACATGATCGAGAACGAGGCCAAGCACGGCCGCGACCTGAGGGCCCGCAGGGCCCTGGACTTCCGGGACGAGCCCTCCCGGGTCACCTCGGCCATGATCTGGGACGTGGAAGCCCCCGACTACGACGCGGCCCGCGCCTTCATGACCCCGCGCCGCGCCATGGAGGCCGCCCTCGCCTCCGAGATCAAGGCCCATGCCTTCTTCGAGGGGGCCCTGGCCTCCATCCAGGACCCCACGGTGGCCGCCCTGTTCCTGGAGCTGCGGGACGAGGAGCTCCAGCACCAGGCCCTGGTCAGGGCCGAACTGGCCAAGCTGCCCCCCGACAGCGGCCTGGACGACGAGGACTTCGTGGATCCCCCCGCGGGAGTGGACTAG
- a CDS encoding 2-oxoacid:ferredoxin oxidoreductase subunit beta, whose protein sequence is MNGTATCDFQPKDYKSDLKPIWCPGCGDFGVLQGIYRALAAIGRPPHEIAFVSGIGCSSRIPGYTTAYGFNSVHGRSLPIAQGIKMANPDLLVLAAGGDGDGFSIGGGHLAHMVRRNMDIAYIVMDNQIYGLTKGQLSPTSHKGLTTCTSRHGSLEEPVNPLLYMLAYGAGFVAQAAPTDLPGMAAIIEAAIRYPGFAFVNIQSPCVTYGMEEQQLKGLKAMQESLEGLGHDSTDRLAAMDLAQHYGRKLHLGVFYRNPEPPPTYGDLVKARQEELSKNALPVERILDLFIKK, encoded by the coding sequence ATGAACGGTACCGCCACCTGCGATTTCCAGCCCAAGGACTACAAGAGCGACCTCAAGCCCATCTGGTGCCCCGGCTGCGGCGACTTCGGCGTGCTGCAGGGCATCTACCGGGCCCTGGCGGCCATCGGCAGGCCCCCCCACGAGATCGCCTTCGTGTCCGGCATCGGCTGCTCCAGCCGCATCCCCGGCTACACCACGGCGTACGGCTTCAACAGCGTGCACGGCCGCAGCCTGCCCATCGCCCAGGGCATCAAGATGGCCAACCCCGACCTGCTGGTGCTGGCCGCCGGCGGCGACGGCGACGGCTTCTCCATCGGCGGCGGCCACCTGGCCCACATGGTGCGGCGCAACATGGACATCGCCTACATCGTGATGGACAACCAGATCTACGGCCTCACCAAGGGCCAGCTCTCGCCCACCTCCCACAAGGGCCTGACCACCTGCACCTCCCGGCACGGCAGCCTCGAGGAGCCGGTGAACCCGCTCCTGTACATGCTGGCCTACGGCGCGGGCTTCGTCGCCCAGGCCGCCCCCACGGACCTGCCGGGCATGGCCGCGATCATCGAGGCGGCCATCCGCTACCCCGGCTTCGCCTTCGTGAACATCCAGTCCCCCTGCGTGACGTACGGCATGGAGGAGCAGCAGCTCAAGGGCCTCAAGGCCATGCAGGAGAGCCTGGAGGGCCTGGGCCACGACTCCACCGACCGCCTCGCGGCCATGGACCTGGCCCAGCACTACGGCAGGAAGCTCCACCTGGGCGTCTTCTACCGCAACCCCGAGCCGCCGCCCACCTACGGCGACCTGGTCAAGGCGCGGCAGGAGGAACTGTCGAAGAATGCCCTCCCGGTGGAGCGCATCCTGGACCTCTTCATCAAGAAGTGA
- a CDS encoding 2-oxoacid:acceptor oxidoreductase subunit alpha, which produces MSDQSPAHNLVFGMAGSGGDGIVSAGDSLLQAAAAEGYHGVMTKSFGSQIRGGESSCRVRISTEPILNPGGNLDVAVALNWEDFLKFGAELPVSGNTVVIYEAATLIPPDRIPLVGVVPRQVIPVPMTQMAKDTAGTERAKNTVVLGLIAGWFGIGAVAVMKGIRKKLAKKGEELVEANQRAFDAGRAFAMANPLRVNMNIVPSETKGALKLITDGNDMCAAAAIFAGCRFFGGYPITPSTEIMQFFTDHVWKYGGSVLQAEDEIAGIGAAVGASFAGVKAMTATSGPGLSLKTEMMGLATIAELPLVIVDVQRGGPSTGLPTKNEQSDLFAACFSAHGDVIRPVLAPTCVADTFRITVEAFNIAEYYQTPVIILSDQEISQRKETLDPIDVSQFEIIERLQPNAHDLKDYKRFAQTENFISPISHPGMLGGTYLASGIEHTEGGAPTNSGTVHARMNDKRTRKFDPLKDRKDLFEVLGNPSAPLAMVAWGSVAGVCREALQMALDEGLNVKLMVPYLLYPVAEGAYREFFASVRKGLIIEQTHLAQFHKLLRMHLDLPAGVRPLARSGANPFLPGEIVAALHNLLSELQRRHEGKLQPQE; this is translated from the coding sequence ATGAGCGACCAGAGTCCGGCGCACAATCTCGTATTCGGCATGGCCGGCTCCGGCGGCGACGGCATCGTCTCCGCGGGGGACTCCCTCCTGCAGGCAGCGGCCGCCGAGGGCTACCACGGCGTCATGACCAAGAGCTTCGGCTCCCAGATCCGGGGCGGCGAATCCAGCTGCCGCGTGCGCATCAGCACCGAGCCCATCCTCAACCCCGGCGGCAACCTGGACGTGGCCGTGGCCCTGAACTGGGAGGACTTCCTCAAGTTCGGCGCCGAGCTGCCCGTGAGCGGCAACACGGTGGTGATCTACGAGGCCGCCACCCTGATCCCCCCCGACCGCATCCCCCTGGTGGGCGTGGTGCCCCGCCAGGTGATCCCCGTGCCCATGACCCAGATGGCCAAGGACACCGCGGGCACCGAGCGCGCCAAGAACACCGTGGTGCTCGGACTCATCGCGGGCTGGTTCGGAATCGGCGCCGTGGCGGTGATGAAGGGCATCCGGAAGAAGCTGGCCAAGAAGGGCGAGGAGCTGGTGGAAGCCAACCAGCGCGCCTTCGACGCGGGCCGGGCCTTCGCCATGGCGAACCCGCTCCGGGTCAACATGAACATCGTTCCCTCCGAGACCAAGGGCGCCCTCAAGCTCATCACCGACGGCAACGACATGTGCGCGGCGGCGGCGATCTTCGCGGGCTGCCGGTTCTTCGGCGGCTACCCCATCACGCCCTCCACCGAGATCATGCAGTTCTTCACGGACCACGTCTGGAAGTACGGCGGCTCGGTCCTCCAGGCCGAGGACGAGATCGCCGGCATCGGCGCGGCCGTGGGGGCCTCCTTCGCGGGGGTCAAGGCCATGACCGCCACCAGCGGCCCCGGCCTCTCGCTGAAGACCGAGATGATGGGCCTGGCCACCATCGCCGAGCTGCCCCTGGTGATCGTGGACGTGCAGCGCGGCGGCCCCTCCACGGGCCTGCCCACCAAGAACGAGCAGTCCGACCTCTTCGCGGCGTGCTTCTCGGCCCACGGCGACGTGATCCGCCCGGTGCTGGCCCCCACCTGCGTGGCCGACACCTTCCGGATCACGGTCGAGGCGTTCAACATCGCCGAGTACTACCAGACCCCGGTGATCATCCTGTCCGACCAGGAGATCAGCCAGCGCAAGGAGACCCTGGACCCCATCGACGTCAGCCAGTTCGAGATCATCGAGCGCCTGCAGCCCAACGCCCACGACCTGAAGGACTACAAGCGCTTCGCCCAGACCGAGAACTTCATCAGCCCCATCAGCCACCCCGGCATGCTGGGCGGCACGTACCTGGCCTCGGGCATCGAGCACACCGAGGGCGGGGCCCCCACCAACAGCGGCACCGTCCACGCCCGCATGAACGACAAGCGCACCCGGAAGTTCGATCCCCTCAAGGACCGCAAGGACCTCTTCGAGGTGCTGGGCAACCCCAGCGCCCCCCTGGCCATGGTGGCCTGGGGCAGCGTCGCCGGCGTCTGCCGCGAGGCCCTCCAGATGGCCCTGGACGAGGGCCTGAACGTCAAGCTGATGGTGCCCTACCTGCTCTACCCCGTGGCCGAGGGCGCCTACCGGGAGTTCTTCGCCTCCGTGCGCAAGGGCCTGATCATCGAGCAGACCCACCTGGCCCAGTTCCACAAGCTCCTTCGGATGCACCTGGACCTGCCCGCGGGCGTGCGCCCCCTGGCGCGCAGCGGCGCCAACCCCTTCCTGCCCGGCGAGATCGTCGCGGCCCTCCACAATCTCCTCTCGGAACTGCAGCGCAGGCACGAGGGCAAACTTCAGCCCCAGGAGTGA